The Amycolatopsis solani genome has a window encoding:
- a CDS encoding HAD-IIA family hydrolase — translation MSDALLAAYDAVLFDLDGTVYHGSRVIPGAPETVRAVREHGTPVRYVTNNASKAPGEVVAHLTGLGMPAGTDEVHTSAQAGVVLLKDRLEPGAEVLVVGTESLAAEVAGAGLKPVRENGDDVQAVVQGHSPDNTWAALAEACLAIRAGALWVACNVDATLPSERGLLPGNGSMVAALRTATDVEPLVAGKPQPLLFETAARSAGAERPLVVGDRLDTDIAGAVAAGIDSLVVLSGVATPRQLIEAVPAERGTYLAKDLTALTEPPEDLKIGPRPGWSVTTRDGVLEATGDGDDLDLLRALCHVAWETGVTELGEDTKARLG, via the coding sequence ATGAGTGACGCCTTGCTCGCGGCCTACGACGCCGTCCTGTTCGACCTCGACGGCACCGTCTACCACGGCTCCCGGGTGATCCCGGGCGCTCCGGAGACGGTCCGTGCGGTCCGCGAGCACGGCACACCCGTCCGCTACGTCACGAACAACGCCTCCAAGGCGCCCGGCGAGGTCGTCGCGCACCTCACCGGCCTCGGCATGCCCGCCGGGACCGACGAGGTGCACACCAGCGCCCAGGCCGGCGTCGTGCTGCTCAAGGACCGGCTCGAGCCCGGGGCCGAGGTCCTGGTCGTCGGCACCGAATCGCTGGCCGCCGAGGTCGCCGGGGCCGGGCTGAAGCCGGTGCGGGAAAACGGTGACGACGTCCAGGCGGTCGTCCAGGGCCACTCGCCCGACAACACCTGGGCCGCGCTCGCCGAAGCCTGCCTGGCCATCCGGGCGGGTGCGCTGTGGGTCGCCTGCAACGTCGACGCGACCCTGCCCAGCGAGCGCGGCCTGCTGCCGGGCAACGGCTCGATGGTCGCCGCGCTGCGCACCGCCACTGATGTCGAACCGCTCGTCGCCGGGAAGCCGCAGCCGCTGCTGTTCGAGACCGCCGCTCGCTCGGCGGGCGCGGAACGGCCGCTGGTCGTCGGCGACCGGCTCGACACCGACATCGCAGGTGCGGTCGCCGCGGGCATCGACTCGCTGGTCGTGCTCTCCGGGGTCGCGACGCCGCGGCAGCTGATCGAGGCCGTCCCGGCCGAACGCGGGACGTACCTGGCCAAGGACCTCACCGCGCTCACCGAGCCGCCCGAGGACCTCAAGATCGGGCCGCGCCCCGGCTGGTCGGTGACCACCCGCGACGGCGTCCTGGAAGCGACCGGCGACGGCGACGACCTGGACCTGCTCCGCGCGCTCTGCCACGTGGCCTGGGAGACCGGTGTCACCGAACTCGGCGAGGACACGAAGGCCCGGCTGGGCTGA